In a single window of the Acidobacteriota bacterium genome:
- a CDS encoding DUF169 domain-containing protein has translation MDADLRDRFSGLWTRFFPGVELPVGFFYTDDPELGQPPPIPTGHRCLIADLARARRGQSLRLDPTVLGCSGGRRYLGFGGELMPGFEYFLSCGITGKLEGERYKKTPELVKEHLKHQPPFTAPGRYIVFRRWDRLTADDAPVAVIFFAPSDVLAGLFTLANYDETEPNGVIAPFGAGCASIVDYPHREAQSSRPRAVLGMFDVSARPCVGAGELTFTVPWPKFVRMVDNMLDSFLITPSWAKVRNRLRRTKGKS, from the coding sequence ATGGATGCCGACCTGCGTGACCGCTTCTCCGGCCTCTGGACCAGATTTTTTCCCGGCGTCGAGTTGCCCGTGGGGTTTTTCTACACCGACGATCCGGAGTTGGGCCAACCGCCCCCAATTCCCACCGGGCATCGCTGCCTGATCGCCGATCTGGCCCGCGCCCGCCGCGGACAGTCCCTCCGACTCGATCCGACGGTGCTCGGCTGCAGCGGCGGGCGTCGCTACCTCGGCTTCGGCGGGGAACTGATGCCTGGCTTCGAGTATTTTCTCTCCTGCGGCATCACCGGCAAACTGGAAGGCGAGCGGTACAAAAAGACGCCGGAGCTGGTGAAGGAACACCTGAAACACCAGCCGCCGTTCACCGCACCCGGCCGCTACATCGTGTTCCGGCGGTGGGACCGGCTGACGGCGGATGATGCGCCGGTGGCGGTGATCTTCTTCGCCCCCTCCGATGTGCTGGCCGGATTGTTCACTCTGGCCAACTATGACGAGACCGAGCCTAACGGTGTGATTGCCCCGTTCGGCGCCGGCTGTGCGTCGATCGTGGACTACCCCCATCGCGAGGCGCAGTCGTCCCGCCCCCGGGCGGTGCTGGGCATGTTCGACGTGTCTGCGCGGCCGTGCGTCGGGGCCGGTGAGCTGACCTTCACCGTACCGTGGCCCAAGTTCGTCCGGATGGTGGACAACATGCTGGACAGCTTCCTGATCACCCCGTCCTGGGCCAAGGTGCGAAACAGGCTGCGGCGGACGAAGGGGAAATCGTAA
- a CDS encoding prolyl oligopeptidase family serine peptidase, with product CMGWSQGGYISAFRTTSSDRFAAISVGAGISNWATYYYNTDITPFTINYLGDDPVDDPEIYRLTSPMSYIREAKTPTLIQHGENDRRVPIPNAYELRQGLEDRRVPVEMVVYKGFGHGIGKPRASRAVMRHNLEWFGHYLWSDPKPDFTMPDVPKADKKEEK from the coding sequence GCTGCATGGGCTGGAGCCAGGGCGGCTACATCTCGGCGTTCCGCACCACATCCTCGGACCGCTTCGCCGCCATCTCGGTGGGCGCCGGCATCTCCAACTGGGCGACCTACTACTACAACACCGACATCACGCCGTTCACCATCAACTATCTTGGTGACGATCCGGTGGACGACCCGGAAATCTACCGCCTCACCTCGCCCATGAGCTACATCAGGGAGGCGAAGACGCCCACCCTGATCCAGCACGGCGAGAACGACCGGCGCGTTCCCATCCCCAACGCCTATGAGCTGCGGCAGGGTCTCGAGGATCGGCGCGTGCCCGTGGAGATGGTGGTGTACAAGGGCTTCGGCCACGGCATCGGCAAGCCGCGGGCGTCGCGCGCCGTCATGCGCCACAATCTTGAATGGTTCGGCCACTATTTATGGAGCGATCCCAAACCCGACTTCACCATGCCCGATGTGCCCAAAGCCGACAAGAAGGAAGAGAAGTAA